A window of Trichoderma atroviride chromosome 3, complete sequence contains these coding sequences:
- a CDS encoding uncharacterized protein (BUSCO:EOG092D2W3S), producing the protein MMSFEGGTGYAESDADDEYEHLGDHSPVGDSETSPIGSELSTSAEHTPTTYGHRSSMDRLPETIVTEWTAEECADFISAIGLPQYADTFLENDIVGEALVALLHDDLKSMGIASVGHRLTILKSVYDVKKAQDIPIESDQYLPLSADAEAQYATATLKDIKRLVDQLRLRDERMSLLEQDLRRMNEDFKRLREDMLPALRLVKDAQHPLPNVSGPGQAYAYESTLSPPAPTPPGAQPGDKGIKRQYSQRRILIGATPKNNSPTQATHDQRMMSEQTLDPSSAAERAVMSSSHLAAMNGGSQSASATNYASASNYPWPAVPSPTSPQNHLSGTTLGSRTYNSTTPSVRTTFVDSDLSYNSRDNKLTGSGSIRRRETPVPETPGSNSSVEIFKSFRVEMDDPCHKVLPAALKKYQINAPWDQYALYIVYGDQERCLGMDEKPLILFKQLDKEGKKPMFMLRKINSAQTDGGMGMDPARGATPYDPPGGII; encoded by the exons atgatgagcttTGAAGGAGGCACGGGCTACGCCGAGTCGGACGCTGACGACGAGTATGAGCACCTGGGCGACCACTCGCCGGTGGGCGACTCCGAGACATCGCCTATAGGCTCTGAGCTGTCGACGTCTGCAGAGCATACGCCCACGACATACggccatcgcagcagcaTGGACCGTCTGCCCGAGACCATCGTCACCGAGTGGACGGCGGAGGAGTGCGCCGACTTTATCAGTGCCATCGGACTGCCGCAGTATGCCGACACATTTCTAG AAAACGACATTGTTGGCGAGGCCCTGGTTGCCCTGCTGCACGACGATCTCAAGAGCATGGGCATCGCTAGTGTTGGTCACCGTCTGACGATCCTCAAGAGCGTCTACGACGTCAAAAAGGCTCAGGATATCCCAATTGAGAGCGACCAATATCTGCCACTCT CCGCCGATGCCGAAGCTCAATATGCTACTGCAACACTCAAAGATATCAAACGACTGGTGGaccagctgcggctgcgagaCGAGCGGATGAGCCTCCTAGAGCAAGACCTGCGGCGCATGAATGAGGATTTCAAGCGCCTCAGAGAAGATATGCTGCCGGCACTGCGGCTTGTCAAAGATGCTCAGCACCCGCTGCCGAATGTCAGCGGCCCCGGCCAAGCATACGCATACGAGTCCACCCTCTCTCCGCCCGCACCGACGCCGCCCGGAGCCCAGCCCGGCGACAAAGGCATCAAGCGACAGTATTCCCAGCGACGAATCTTGATTGGAGCGACGCCCAAGAACAACTCTCCGACACAGGCCACGCACGACCAGCGAATGATGTCGGAGCAGACGCTGGACCCGTCCAGTGCGGCTGAGAGGGCAgtcatgtcgtcgtcgcatCTGGCGGCCATGAATGGCGGCAGCCAATCCGCCTCGGCCACAAACTACGCTTCGGCTTCAAATTATCCTTGGCCAGCCGTACCATCGCCCACATCGCCGCAGAATCACTTGAGCGGAACTACTCTGGGATCTCGAACTTACAACTCTACCACGCCTTCCGTAAGGACGACGTTTGTCGATTCCGATCTCAGCTACAATTCACGAGATAACAAGCTCACCGGGTCCGGATCGATTCGACGTCGCGAAACGCCCGTCCCCGAGACGCCAGGCTCAAATAGCTCTGTCGAAATCTTCAAGTCGTTTAGAGTGGAAATGGACGATCCGTGCCACAAGGTGCTACCGGCCGCGCTGAAGAAGTATCAAATCAATGCGCCCTGGGACCAGTATGCCCTTTACATCGTCTACGGAGACCAGGAGCGTTGTCTCGGCATGGATGAGAAGCCCCTGATCCTGTTTAAGCAGCTGGATaaggagggcaagaagcCCATGTTTATGCTGCGCAAGATTAATAGCGCCCAGACGGATGGtggcatgggcatggatCCGGCCAGAGGAGCTACGCCATATGACCCGCCGGGAGGCATCATCTGA
- a CDS encoding uncharacterized protein (TransMembrane:1 (o138-161i)~BUSCO:EOG092D0UJA): MPRRLANPFSSTQSAMSASEKTGERRLSSSKTNRLSQLFSSSPKSKDQSPLAAMPQSQMNTISPSTVSLPTISLSTATGEPNSIEPTKMLFKPQSAEEQEQRRLAESQFGPLLDPSHRYVSQSNGETFKEPIEDMPPYFYLLTTYLSYLFLIIIGHCRDYFGKRFGDKKRYNALKVQNGLAPLTDDFDSFYSRRLKGRLDDCFARPTYGVPGRFITLKERTADRLNRNYHYTGNHVETLNVSSYNYLGFAQSQGPCADAVDECVKKYGVTAASPRGDSGTSDLALEVEREVASFVGKPEAMVFSMGYVTNSSTFPALVSKGCLIVSDELNHASIRVGARLSGAVIQSFKHNDVVALERVLREAISQGQPRTHRPWKKILVVVEGLYSMEGTMVNLPAIVALKRKYKFYLYVDEAHSIGALGPRGRGVCDYFGVDPSEVDILMGTLTKSFGANGGYIAAEKHIIDKLRSTNVCSIYGEAPSPFVLMQILTSIKLINGEICPGQGEERLQRIAFNSRYLRLGLKRLGLIVAGSDDSPIIPVLLYNPGKMPAFSREMLKRNISVVIVGYPATPLISSRARFCISAAHNKDDLDRMIRACDEVGDMLQIKFSSGIAGGLEPLPAGVAPENEAEWRRANNVAIRPPRWDVEEVIRRGAVDCKLPLR; the protein is encoded by the coding sequence ATGCCGCGACGGCTCGCAAACCCCTTCTCCTCTACCCAGTCTGCTATGTCAGCATCCGAGAAGACTGGCGAAAGACGTCTCTCGTCCTCCAAGACCAACCGACTgagccagctcttctcctccagccCAAAGTCCAAGGATCAGTCACCACTCGCCGCCATGCCGCAGAGCCAGATGAACACCATCTCGCCGTCGACGGTGTCGCTGCCCACCATTTCGCTGTCGACGGCGACCGGCGAGCCCAACAGCATCGAGCCAACCAAGATGCTGTTCAAGCCGCAATCGGccgaggagcaggagcagcgaCGGCTCGCCGAGTCTCAATTTGGCCCTCTGCTTGATCCGTCCCACCGCTATGTCAGCCAGTCCAATGGCGAGACGTTCAAGGAGCCGATTGAGGATATGCCTCCGTACTTCTATCTCCTGACCACCTACTTGAGCTATCTCTTCTTGATCATCATTGGCCACTGTCGCGATTATTTTGGCAAGCGTTTTGGCGATAAAAAGCGCTACAACGCCCTCAAAGTGCAAAACGGGCTCGCGCCTCTCACTGATGATTTCGACAGCTTCTACAGCCGCCGGCTGAAGGGTCGTTTGGATGACTGCTTTGCTCGACCTACGTACGGCGTTCCCGGCCGCTTCATTACCCTCAAGGAACGTACGGCAGACAGGCTTAACCGCAACTACCACTACACTGGAAACCACGTCGAGACACTCAACGTGAGCTCCTACAACTACCTCGGCTTTGCTCAATCGCAGGGCCCCTGCGCCGATGCTGTCGATGAATGTGTCAAGAAATACGGTGTTACCGCTGCAAGCCCCCGCGGCGATAGCGGCACTTCCGACCTAGCCCTCGAAGTTGAACGCGAAGTTGCATCCTTTGTCGGAAAGCCAGAGGCCATGGTCTTCTCCATGGGCTATGTGACCAACTCCAGTACCTTCCCTGCTCTCGTGTCAAAGGGCTGCCTGATTGTCTCCGACGAACTGAACCATGCCTCCATCCGTGTCGGTGCTCGCCTCAGTGGCGCCGTTATCCAATCTTTCAAGCACAACGACGTGGTCGCCCTGGAGCGTGTTCTTCGTGAAGCCATCTCCCAGGGCCAGCCAAGGACTCACCGCCCCTGGAAGAAGATTCTCGTCGTTGTCGAAGGTCTCTACTCTATGGAAGGTACTATGGTCAATCTGCCGGCAATTGTGGCCCTCAAGCGCAAGTACAAGTTCTACCTGTACGTTGACGAGGCTCACTCTATTGGTGCCCTGGGACCCCGTGGCCGTGGTGTCTGTGATTACTTTGGCGTTGACCCCTCCGAGGTTGACATTCTCATGGGCACCCTGACCAAGTCCTTTGGCGCCAACGGAGGCTACATTGCGGCAGAGAAGCACATCATTGACAAGCTCCGTTCCACCAACGTCTGCTCAATCTACGGCGAAGCCCCTTCTCCTTTTGTCCTCATGCAGATTCTTACCTCGATCAAGCTGATCAACGGCGAGATTTGCCCTGGCCAGGGCGAGGAGCGTCTCCAGCGAATTGCCTTCAACTCTCGCTATCTTCGCCTTGGACTCAAGCGTCTTGGACTCATCGTTGCTGGCTCTGATGATTCTCCCATTATCCCCGTTCTGCTGTACAACCCCGGAAAGATGCCTGCCTTTAGCCGCGAAATGCTCAAGCGCAACATCTCTGTTGTCATCGTTGGTTACCCGGCCACCCCGCTCATCAGCTCGCGTGCCCGCTTCTGCATCTCTGCCGCTCATAACAAAGATGACCTTGACCGAATGATCAGAGCCTGTGATGAAGTTGGCGACATGCTCCAGATCAAGTTCTCATCAGGCATTGCTGGCGGCTTGGAGCCGCTGCCTGCTGGTGTAGCACCAGAAAATGAGGCTGAGTGGAGGAGGGCTAACAATGTCGCCATCAGGCCTCCTCGATGGGATGTCGAAGAGGTCATTCGACGAGGTGCCGTTGATTGCAAGCTTCCTCTGCGATGA